In the Anastrepha obliqua isolate idAnaObli1 chromosome 1, idAnaObli1_1.0, whole genome shotgun sequence genome, one interval contains:
- the LOC129236046 gene encoding SURP and G-patch domain-containing protein 1 isoform X1: MAQRNNARIDRFAQMSKQEEIIAKKRQEILEKQRTAQLAKAVAAAQSLAAKLKADTDGGSSSAEGLNEASKDTKNDDATPLEDTSSALITTKETPPISIEKSTDNAVKSKKEEPTDSTAVTGKSFNSFTGKTGKISFGFKRLQSQVPNAEQPPPKVVNSFCNDGSFLENFKKILEKHEPKPPQIIAAPEGSVDATTSEQMAVAQVSEPVTSDTNKPLEMSVQPTQCQVSIASNPITPSQHQSMPQSDIQQPLPQSVMPPMSQPPMQHQHQHQHQHQHQLPPQQQHVRSMPPLQQTIPSMQPQPQPSMQQPPPPANLLPPSAQPQFLYNHPPQPPPVPPPHHMPAAFFAAAPPPPPPPQLPMTLALGPLYMIPAPEPLQLNTIPAPKEFDLNAIPNPQMNVEAIQMPHGVQQPLGVQQPHGVQQPLGVQQPHQQALQTQQSPQPQQQPQQQQQQQSDQMLHIPSHQQLPQLQNSMGEHITPPPPPPQIPQQLQQLQSQPLPQLQHPQQFSSNNPQQQLSTNNPQHQQNQAPPPPPPPQQQQQPVENQNSPPQMSVFSDNNDNSCSRVQLPTTVEHLIDLVAENGDGYEDKIRAHKNELHPAMWFLFEKNCEQYHNYRQQLNEHRRQLQHEQQSSEHQQRAKLTLPRTDNHDSLEMDENSSESGGPHEHQQESRYLYHQQQRQLQQRREQFSPKFVNQHDSADKYDPESAISGDVDSDDEYMRGMLDRNRDNLKRRIECRNELSEEERQEREAEAELEEQRRQERKKQRKSRWGEKVEASTSAGTTTNALSNVPTSFANQNKPMLTAITRTDPALLQYARLNYGSTNLSEEDWKKCEEHYKVNLLYQDMMRKRQEIDRLARSGKFKYEYDSDEDVDGGTWEHKLRCAEMEATKLWATALTKQSEGKHHIGDFLPPEELKKFMEQYEAKKNNRQPDLSDYKEYKLKEDNIGFQMLQKLGWKEGQGLGTDGGGIVDPVNKAPQRDGNQGLGVASAASPEECDNEYDAYRKRMMLAYRFRPNPLNNPRRAYY, translated from the exons ATGGCGCAGCGCAACAATGCACGCATCGATCGCTTTGCTCAAATGTCGAAGCAAGAGGAGATAATAGCAAAGAAGCGACAAGAGATTTTGGAAAAGCAAAGAACAGCTCAATTGGCCAAAGCCGTTGCTGCAGCCCAAAGTTTAGCTGCTAAATTGAAAGCCGACACTGACGGTGGTTCTTCCAGCGCGGAAGGGCTGAATGAAGCAAGTAAAGACACTAAAAATGATGATGCTACACCTTTGGAAGATACTTCTTCAGCTTTAATTACGACAAAGGAGACACCACCCATCTcaattgaaaaaag tACCGACAATGCGGTAAAAAGCAAGAAAGAAGAACCGACCGATTCAACAGCTGTAACTGGAAAATCATTCAATAGCTTCACGGGGAAAACTGGCaaaatttcatttggttttaaaCGTTTACAGTCGCAAGTGCCGAATGCTGAGCAACCACCACCAAAAGTGGTTAACTCATTTTGCAATGATGGTTCATTTTTGgagaatttcaagaaaatattggaaaaacatGAACCAAAGCCGCCACAAATTATAGCTGC ccCCGAAGGCAGCGTCGACGCCACAACATCAGAGCAGATGGCTGTGGCTCAGGTTAGCGAACCAGTTACGTCAGACACAAATAAACCATTGGAAATGTCTGTACAACCCACTCAATGCCAGGTTTCAATTGCGTCAAATCCAATAACGCCATCGCAGCACCAATCTATGCCACAATCAGACATACAGCAGCCATTGCCACAATCTGTCATGCCGCCAATGTCGCAACCTCCAATgcagcatcagcatcagcatcagcaccaacaccaacaccaactaCCGCCGCAGCAACAGCACGTGCGTTCTATGCCACCACTGCAACAAACAATTCCAAGTATGCAACCACAGCCCCAACCATCAATGCAACAACCACCTCCGCCGGCAAACCTTTTACCACCATCAGCACAACCACAATTCCTATATAATCATCCACCACAACCGCCACCGGTGCCACCACCACACCACATGCCTGCAGCATTTTTTGCTGCAGCACCACCACCACCTCCACCACCCCAATTACCCATGACCTTGGCTTTAGGGCCACTATATATGATACCGGCACCAGAGCCTTTGCAGTTGAATACCATACCGGCACCGAAGGAATTCGATTTGAACGCCATTCCTAATCCACAAATGAATGTTGAGGCGATTCAAATGCCGCACGGTGTACAGCAGCCACTCGGTGTACAGCAGCCACACGGTGTACAGCAGCCCCTCGGTGTGCAGCAGccacatcagcaagcattacaAACACAACAATCACCGCAACCACAGcaacagccacaacaacaacaacaacaacaatctgaTCAAATGCTACATATTCCATCACATCAACAACTGCCGCAACTGCAAAACTCAATGGGTGAACACATAACCCCTCCACCACCTCCACCACAAATTCCTCAACAGTTGCAACAATTGCAAAGTCAGCCACTACCACAGCTGCAGCATCCACagcaattttcttcaaataatcCACAACAGCAACTTTCTACAAATAATCCACAACATCAACAAAATCAAGCACCGccgccaccgccaccaccacaacaacaacaacaacccgtTGAGAATCAAAACAGTCCGCCGCAAATGTCAG TTTTTTCAGACAACAATGACAACAGTTGCTCGCGCGTACAATTACCAACAACTGTTGAACACTTAATCGATTTGGTTGCCGAAAATGGTGATGGTTATGAAGATAAAATACGTGCGCATAAAAACGAATTGCACCCGGCAATGtg gtttctgtttgaaaaaaattgcgaGCAGTACCACAATTACCGGCAACAACTGAATGAGCATCGCCGCCAATTGCAGCACGAGCAACAATCCTCAGAACACCAGCAAAGAGCAAAGCTGACGCTGCCACGCACCGATAATCACGATTCGCTAGAAATGGATGAGAATTCTAGTGAAAGTGGTGGGCCACATGAGCATCAGCAGGAATCGCGTTATCTTTATCACCAACAGCAACGGCAGTTGCAACAGCGGCGTGAGCAGTTTTCACCAAAATTTGTGAACCAACATGACAGTGCCGACAAATATGATCCAGAGTCGGCTATTAGCGGCGATGTTGACTCGGACGATGAGTATATGCGCGGCATGTTGGATCGGAATCGCGACAATTTGAAGCGCCGTATTGAGTGTCGGAACGAGTTGAGCGAGGAAGAGCGTCAGGAGCGGGAGGCCGAAGCGGAGTTGGAGGAACAACGCCGTCAGGAGCGCAAGAAGCAACGTAAAAGTCGCTGGGGTGAGAAGGTTGAGGCCTCCACTAGTGCCGGGACCACAACAAACGCGTTGTCAA ATGTGCCAACCTCGTTTGCCAATCAAAATAAACCGATGTTAACGGCCATAACGCGTACTGATCCAGCTTTGTTGCAATATGCCCGTCTCAACTATGGTTCCACGAACTTAAGCGAGGAGGATTGGAAGAAATGCGAGGAGCACTACAAAGTGAATTTGCTCTACCAGGATATGATGCGAAAGCGACAAGAAATTGATCGACTCGCGCGCAGTGGCAAATTCAAATACGAATACGATTCGGATGAAGATGTTGACGGTGGCACTTGGGAGCATAAATTGCGTTGCGCTGAAATGGAAGCAACTAAACTCTGGGCCACCGCATTGACAAAACAGAGTGAGGGTAAACATCATATTGGTGACTTTTTGCCACCGGAAGAGCTAAAGAAATTCATGGAACAATACGAGGCAAAGAAGAATAATCGGCAACCCGATTTAAGTGACTATAAGGAGTACAAACTGAAGGAGGACAATATCGGTTTTCAAATGTTGCAAAAGCTAGGTTGGAAGGAGGGACAAGGTTTGGGTACAGATGGCGGCGGTATTGTGGATCCAGTcaataa
- the LOC129236046 gene encoding SURP and G-patch domain-containing protein 1 isoform X2: MAQRNNARIDRFAQMSKQEEIIAKKRQEILEKQRTAQLAKAVAAAQSLAAKLKADTDGGSSSAEGLNEASKDTKNDDATPLEDTSSALITTKETPPISIEKSTDNAVKSKKEEPTDSTAVTGKSFNSFTGKTGKISFGFKRLQSQVPNAEQPPPKVVNSFCNDGSFLENFKKILEKHEPKPPQIIAAPEGSVDATTSEQMAVAQVSEPVTSDTNKPLEMSVQPTQCQVSIASNPITPSQHQSMPQSDIQQPLPQSVMPPMSQPPMQHQHQHQHQHQHQLPPQQQHVRSMPPLQQTIPSMQPQPQPSMQQPPPPANLLPPSAQPQFLYNHPPQPPPVPPPHHMPAAFFAAAPPPPPPPQLPMTLALGPLYMIPAPEPLQLNTIPAPKEFDLNAIPNPQMNVEAIQMPHGVQQPLGVQQPHGVQQPLGVQQPHQQALQTQQSPQPQQQPQQQQQQQSDQMLHIPSHQQLPQLQNSMGEHITPPPPPPQIPQQLQQLQSQPLPQLQHPQQFSSNNPQQQLSTNNPQHQQNQAPPPPPPPQQQQQPVENQNSPPQMSDNNDNSCSRVQLPTTVEHLIDLVAENGDGYEDKIRAHKNELHPAMWFLFEKNCEQYHNYRQQLNEHRRQLQHEQQSSEHQQRAKLTLPRTDNHDSLEMDENSSESGGPHEHQQESRYLYHQQQRQLQQRREQFSPKFVNQHDSADKYDPESAISGDVDSDDEYMRGMLDRNRDNLKRRIECRNELSEEERQEREAEAELEEQRRQERKKQRKSRWGEKVEASTSAGTTTNALSNVPTSFANQNKPMLTAITRTDPALLQYARLNYGSTNLSEEDWKKCEEHYKVNLLYQDMMRKRQEIDRLARSGKFKYEYDSDEDVDGGTWEHKLRCAEMEATKLWATALTKQSEGKHHIGDFLPPEELKKFMEQYEAKKNNRQPDLSDYKEYKLKEDNIGFQMLQKLGWKEGQGLGTDGGGIVDPVNKAPQRDGNQGLGVASAASPEECDNEYDAYRKRMMLAYRFRPNPLNNPRRAYY; this comes from the exons ATGGCGCAGCGCAACAATGCACGCATCGATCGCTTTGCTCAAATGTCGAAGCAAGAGGAGATAATAGCAAAGAAGCGACAAGAGATTTTGGAAAAGCAAAGAACAGCTCAATTGGCCAAAGCCGTTGCTGCAGCCCAAAGTTTAGCTGCTAAATTGAAAGCCGACACTGACGGTGGTTCTTCCAGCGCGGAAGGGCTGAATGAAGCAAGTAAAGACACTAAAAATGATGATGCTACACCTTTGGAAGATACTTCTTCAGCTTTAATTACGACAAAGGAGACACCACCCATCTcaattgaaaaaag tACCGACAATGCGGTAAAAAGCAAGAAAGAAGAACCGACCGATTCAACAGCTGTAACTGGAAAATCATTCAATAGCTTCACGGGGAAAACTGGCaaaatttcatttggttttaaaCGTTTACAGTCGCAAGTGCCGAATGCTGAGCAACCACCACCAAAAGTGGTTAACTCATTTTGCAATGATGGTTCATTTTTGgagaatttcaagaaaatattggaaaaacatGAACCAAAGCCGCCACAAATTATAGCTGC ccCCGAAGGCAGCGTCGACGCCACAACATCAGAGCAGATGGCTGTGGCTCAGGTTAGCGAACCAGTTACGTCAGACACAAATAAACCATTGGAAATGTCTGTACAACCCACTCAATGCCAGGTTTCAATTGCGTCAAATCCAATAACGCCATCGCAGCACCAATCTATGCCACAATCAGACATACAGCAGCCATTGCCACAATCTGTCATGCCGCCAATGTCGCAACCTCCAATgcagcatcagcatcagcatcagcaccaacaccaacaccaactaCCGCCGCAGCAACAGCACGTGCGTTCTATGCCACCACTGCAACAAACAATTCCAAGTATGCAACCACAGCCCCAACCATCAATGCAACAACCACCTCCGCCGGCAAACCTTTTACCACCATCAGCACAACCACAATTCCTATATAATCATCCACCACAACCGCCACCGGTGCCACCACCACACCACATGCCTGCAGCATTTTTTGCTGCAGCACCACCACCACCTCCACCACCCCAATTACCCATGACCTTGGCTTTAGGGCCACTATATATGATACCGGCACCAGAGCCTTTGCAGTTGAATACCATACCGGCACCGAAGGAATTCGATTTGAACGCCATTCCTAATCCACAAATGAATGTTGAGGCGATTCAAATGCCGCACGGTGTACAGCAGCCACTCGGTGTACAGCAGCCACACGGTGTACAGCAGCCCCTCGGTGTGCAGCAGccacatcagcaagcattacaAACACAACAATCACCGCAACCACAGcaacagccacaacaacaacaacaacaacaatctgaTCAAATGCTACATATTCCATCACATCAACAACTGCCGCAACTGCAAAACTCAATGGGTGAACACATAACCCCTCCACCACCTCCACCACAAATTCCTCAACAGTTGCAACAATTGCAAAGTCAGCCACTACCACAGCTGCAGCATCCACagcaattttcttcaaataatcCACAACAGCAACTTTCTACAAATAATCCACAACATCAACAAAATCAAGCACCGccgccaccgccaccaccacaacaacaacaacaacccgtTGAGAATCAAAACAGTCCGCCGCAAATGTCAG ACAACAATGACAACAGTTGCTCGCGCGTACAATTACCAACAACTGTTGAACACTTAATCGATTTGGTTGCCGAAAATGGTGATGGTTATGAAGATAAAATACGTGCGCATAAAAACGAATTGCACCCGGCAATGtg gtttctgtttgaaaaaaattgcgaGCAGTACCACAATTACCGGCAACAACTGAATGAGCATCGCCGCCAATTGCAGCACGAGCAACAATCCTCAGAACACCAGCAAAGAGCAAAGCTGACGCTGCCACGCACCGATAATCACGATTCGCTAGAAATGGATGAGAATTCTAGTGAAAGTGGTGGGCCACATGAGCATCAGCAGGAATCGCGTTATCTTTATCACCAACAGCAACGGCAGTTGCAACAGCGGCGTGAGCAGTTTTCACCAAAATTTGTGAACCAACATGACAGTGCCGACAAATATGATCCAGAGTCGGCTATTAGCGGCGATGTTGACTCGGACGATGAGTATATGCGCGGCATGTTGGATCGGAATCGCGACAATTTGAAGCGCCGTATTGAGTGTCGGAACGAGTTGAGCGAGGAAGAGCGTCAGGAGCGGGAGGCCGAAGCGGAGTTGGAGGAACAACGCCGTCAGGAGCGCAAGAAGCAACGTAAAAGTCGCTGGGGTGAGAAGGTTGAGGCCTCCACTAGTGCCGGGACCACAACAAACGCGTTGTCAA ATGTGCCAACCTCGTTTGCCAATCAAAATAAACCGATGTTAACGGCCATAACGCGTACTGATCCAGCTTTGTTGCAATATGCCCGTCTCAACTATGGTTCCACGAACTTAAGCGAGGAGGATTGGAAGAAATGCGAGGAGCACTACAAAGTGAATTTGCTCTACCAGGATATGATGCGAAAGCGACAAGAAATTGATCGACTCGCGCGCAGTGGCAAATTCAAATACGAATACGATTCGGATGAAGATGTTGACGGTGGCACTTGGGAGCATAAATTGCGTTGCGCTGAAATGGAAGCAACTAAACTCTGGGCCACCGCATTGACAAAACAGAGTGAGGGTAAACATCATATTGGTGACTTTTTGCCACCGGAAGAGCTAAAGAAATTCATGGAACAATACGAGGCAAAGAAGAATAATCGGCAACCCGATTTAAGTGACTATAAGGAGTACAAACTGAAGGAGGACAATATCGGTTTTCAAATGTTGCAAAAGCTAGGTTGGAAGGAGGGACAAGGTTTGGGTACAGATGGCGGCGGTATTGTGGATCCAGTcaataa
- the LOC129241521 gene encoding kinase suppressor of Ras 2, translating into MTSASAMAAPLPVNDLDVIQDMIDISADRLEGLRTQCATSATLTQQEIRSLESKLVRMFSKLLLTKARLNERIPASGLPHTTGTELRQWLRVVGLSQESSNICLTRLSTLEQLLEQSDEELKQLLCNNLGYRTEEDVRRLTTAMQNLRKCKQSLSILEGGNGITSTAGSEGKEQLTEQLFWDSWDRHHPHHHHHHRGSMGNIGITASPRTHRMITKQAKQHHHQSAGSSRQSPSHDHSGKSTSTAAINNTTDDLSSMQGSTLTLTLTPSPPNSPFTPTSIISHFSTVCSGVSSVNGTPQRGKPAGTPPPMKKHQTLLSSMQQHTPTHAATVASATAASVMASSQQDSSMLPLAKSKSNESPFRDTPLSSTGSPQSQSLTAASSVMGATAMAGSNISSLPRSRLHTDPSPDSYSSASSDVFAENNNNPNNLQVPRSPGTLTLGMGHTISHRFAKVFQVMSTCDLCQKQMFFGLKCKECKYRCHKDCESNVPPSCGLPPEFVDEFKKTLKDQVGFPTLPHNQPTANTSPNLNTFGRNRAQRRNKSGSTVSSSHQHDSSSPGSSCNSSSPSSPALFNLQQQHAAAHAGTVFITSGGNMMSSSGGGSSSTSSNMLSTPSSFQKNSSQFNFPDVTITSNCNQSAGGTTQTLYSSQNSGTESVSGEFICSQQFEFHDGNNSLTSSINKSSCGSESLSSGTVVTCVGPYASSTNAATVTASTNSTIHSITSSIVSTGTGSFYPRKLSSAGVDKRAPFSELSDTHKSNDSDKTVSLSGSTSASTDSDRTPIRLDSTEDGDSGNWPRQNSLSLKEWDIPYGDLHLLESIGKGRFGTVHRALWHGDVAVKLLKEDYLDDEHMLEAFKLEVANFKKTRHENLVLFMGACMNPPHLAIVTSLCKGNTLYTYIHARRDKFTINRTTLVAQQISQGMGYLHARGIHHKDLRTKNIFLENGKVIITDFGLFSSTKLLYCEMGLGVPNGWLCYLAPELMRALMPRKPTEEILPFSKASDVYSFGTVWYELLCGEFPFKSQPPESVIWQVGRGMKQTLANLQTSRDVKDILMLCWSFQADDRPDFAKLLSLLERLPKKRLARSPSHPVQLSRSAESVF; encoded by the coding sequence ATGACGTCGGCCTCTGCAATGGCTGCACCGTTACCGGTCAACGATCTCGATGTCATACAAGACATGATAGACATTTCGGCCGATCGTTTGGAGGGGTTACGTACGCAATGTGCCACAAGCGCAACTTTAACGCAACAGGAGATCCGTAGTTTAGAGTCGAAACTAGTACGCATGTTCTCCAAATTATTATTAACTAAAGCACGTTTAAATGAACGAATACCGGCTAGCGGTTTGCCCCACACCACCGGCACTGAACTAAGGCAGTGGCTACGCGTTGTTGGTCTTAGTCAAGAATCATCTAATATTTGTCTCACCCGCTTGTCCACACTGGAGCAGCTGCTCGAACAGAGTGATGAAGAACTTAAACAGTTATTGTGCAATAATCTCGGTTATCGCACAGAAGAAGATGTTCGACGGCTGACAACTGCTATGCAAAACCTGCGTAAATGTAAGCAAAGCTTAAGTATACTTGAAGGTGGAAATGGCATCACCAGTACCGCTGGGAGCGAGGGGAAAGAACAACTGACTGAACAATTGTTTTGGGACTCGTGGGATCGCCATCATccccatcatcatcatcatcaccgcGGTAGTATGGGCAATATTGGAATAACAGCCTCGCCTCGCACTCACCGCATGATAACTAAGCAAGCGAAACAACACCATCACCAATCGGCGGGTAGCAGCCGTCAGTCGCCATCACATGATCACAGCGGCAAATCGACATCAACGGCTGCAATCAATAATACGACCGACGATTTGTCGAGTATGCAGGGCTCCACTCTAACACTGACGTTGACGCCTTCACCGCCGAATTCACCATTCACGCCCACCAGTATAATTAGCCATTTCAGTACTGTATGCAGCGGTGTCAGCAGTGTCAATGGCACACCACAGCGAGGCAAGCCGGCTGGAACGCCTCCTCCTATGAAGAAGCATCAGACGTTATTGTCCAGTATGCAACAACATACACCGACGCATGCGGCCACCGTTGCTTCTGCGACTGCAGCCTCTGTAATGGCATCTAGCCAGCAAGATTCATCAATGCTGCCCCTGGCTAAATCCAAGTCTAACGAGTCTCCATTCCGCGACACCCCCCTCTCCAGTACTGGCTCCCCCCAGTCGCAATCCTTAACCGCAGCGTCATCAGTAATGGGGGCAACCGCAATGGCAGGTAGTAACATATCGTCATTACCACGTTCCCGCTTGCACACTGATCCTAGCCCTGACAGTTATTCTTCGGCTAGTTCGGACGTATTCGCGGAAAACAATAATAATCCAAACAATCTTCAAGTTCCACGTTCACCCGGCACATTGACATTAGGAATGGGACATACCATATCACATCGTTTTGCCAAAGTCTTCCAGGTGATGTCAACGTGTGATCTTTGTCAAAAGCAAATGTTTTTTGGTCTCAAATGCAAAGAGTGCAAATACCGTTGCCATAAAGACTGTGAGTCGAATGTGCCACCATCGTGCGGGTTACCGCCTGAATTTGTGGATGAGTTTAAGAAAACGCTGAAGGATCAAGTAGGATTTCCTACTTTACCGCATAACCAGCCCACTGCGAATACATCACCGAATCTAAATACGTTTGGAAGAAACAGAGCACAGCGACGTAATAAATCAGGTTCCACGGTGAGTAGCAGCCATCAGCACGATAGCAGTTCACCAGGTTCTAGCTGCAATAGCTCTAGTCCCTCAAGCCCGGCACTTTTTAATCTTCAACAACAACACGCAGCCGCACATGCGGGTACAGTCTTTATTACGAGTGGTGGTAATATGATGAGCTCTTCGGGTGGTGGCAGCTCAAGCACGAGCTCCAATATGCTATCCACACCTTcctcatttcaaaaaaattctagcCAGTTCAACTTTCCAGACGTAACCATCACCTCGAATTGCAATCAATCCGCCGGTGGCACTACACAGACTCTGTATTCCTCACAAAATAGCGGCACAGAGTCAGTAAGTGGTGAATTCATCTGCTCACAGCAATTCGAATTTCATGACGGGAACAATTCTCTCACATCTTCAATCAATAAATCGAGTTGCGGGAGCGAAAGTTTATCTAGTGGCACTGTAGTTACCTGCGTGGGCCCGTACGCAAGTAGTACGAATGCTGCTACAGTAACAGCTTCAACGAACAGTACTATACACTCCATTACCTCGAGTATAGTTAGCACTGGAACCGGATCCTTCTACCCGCGCAAGCTCAGCTCAGCTGGTGTCGATAAGCGTGCTCCCTTCTCCGAATTATCCGACACCCACAAATCAAATGATAGTGATAAAACTGTCTCGTTGTCGGGAAGCACTTCCGCTAGTACTGACTCTGACCGCACACCGATACGGCTAGACTCTACCGAAGATGGTGATTCGGGGAATTGGCCGCGTCAAAATTCATTGTCACTCAAGGAATGGGATATCCCGTATGGCGATTTGCATTTGCTAGAATCTATTGGCAAAGGACGGTTCGGTACGGTGCATCGTGCATTATGGCATGGTGACGTCGCTGTCAAATTACTTAAGGAAGACTATCTCGACGATGAGCACATGCTGGAGGCATTCAAATTAGAGGTGGCCAACTTTAAGAAGACGCGCCATGAGAATCTAGTACTATTTATGGGTGCTTGCATGAATCCACCACACTTGGCCATCGTAACGTCGTTATGTAAAGGCAACACGCTTTACACCTACATACACGCACGTCGCGACAAATTCACCATTAATCGCACTACGCTGGTGGCCCAACAAATTTCACAAGGAATGGGCTATCTGCATGCCCGTGGTATTCACCATAAGGACCTGCGAACAAAGAATATTTTCCTGGAGAACGGAAAAGTTATCATCACCGATTTTGGTCTATTCAGTTCCACCAAATTGCTTTACTGCGAAATGGGACTAGGTGTGCCTAATGGCTGGCTGTGCTACTTGGCGCCGGAGCTGATGCGTGCGCTAATGCCACGCAAACCGACCGAAGAAATTTTACCCTTTTCTAAGGCATCAGACGTATACTCCTTTGGTACGGTGTGGTACGAATTGCTTTGTGGTGAATTCCCGTTCAAATCGCAACCACCGGAGTCGGTAATTTGGCAAGTGGGGCGCGGCATGAAACAAACACTAGCCAATTTGCAAACATCGCGCGATGTCAAGGATATACTTATGCTCTGCTGGTCGTTTCAAGCAGATGACAGGCCAGACTTTGCCAAACTGCTATCGCTTTTGGAGCGTTTACCCAAGAAACGGTTGGCGCGCAGTCCGTCACACCCTGTACAATTGTCACGTTCAGCAGAGTCAGTATTTTAA